The following nucleotide sequence is from Leishmania panamensis strain MHOM/PA/94/PSC-1 chromosome 9 sequence.
AGGAGGGGGCTGCAAGGGCCCATGTGCTGGGCTGGAGGtccacacccccacacatgcacgcgctTCCCCCCGTCTTGTGTTCCCTCTGTGTTGCTTTGCTTTTGAAGACTGCTATTAAGGCTTTGATTAACCCGCCATTTCCTCTtacaaaaaaaaattcaACAATACACCCACCCGCCTAacgtacccccccccccagccaCACACCCGCAGATTCAacgaacagcaacagcagactGACTCAATACACAACTCAAAGAGCTCGAGAGacagaagggaggggaggggggggtcaGGGGGAGGGattgcacacgcacgcttGCCTGCCGCGCCATTTTTCACTCACGTACTCTTCTTCTTTTATTCTCAGCTTTGCCCTACCTATAGGTTTACTTTGCATTATCTTCAGCACAGCCTACGGCTGCGCCAGTTGCTCTGcatcccttccctcttctcgtgtATGCTGAAGATAAAACAGGCGGCAACCCATGTTACTCTCAGAAGCTGCTTCAACAACTCTCGACAGACACGAATGCAACACTCACACACTCACATAGCCATGCCTAACGTGCAAGCCAACTTGATTAGTTTAAGTtgtgtgcttctttttccgcctctttgcttcttgctcgcctccctccctcaaTCACAGAGGCCGCAGTATTGTTGTTACGGGGGATGCGCTGTAGACggcgtgggggagagggggcgcaGACCGTCTCGAGCCTTTTGCTTACGTTCAACACGGGAGGCATGGGTCTATACGTATCTCTGTGGGTATGCATGCGTGTGacctcgcttcctctcttctcccccttccttctaTGCTGCTGGAGTCGGTTGTTttgcctctttccccttcttcgcGTTTTCGGTCTTCAGGCGGGCGACTCCACTCATTCTGGTCGCCTCCTTCTTGACCGCTTCGCTCGCTCCGTTGCGACCCAAACGCCAAAACAGTACCGGTGCACttgaccccccccctcccccacatcCCCCCGCCAagcgcgcagctccagctccacACGTCTTAGCTGCTCTGCTTCATCGGCACGCCACGGCGGATCGTGCCCCAGCCGATCAGTCGGAACGTCTTGTCCACCATACGCGAGATCGCTACCTGTTCACCTGTAGAGCAGCACACCGGTGTCACCAGCTCCAGCTTCGCAATTTCGGGGTCCTGGGTGATATTGAGCACCGTGGCCCCAGCTGTGAGGGTGCCTACGTTGATCTGCAGGGACTCCAGAACGTTTAGCTTCTGGACGCGCTTCGCTGTTGACTTGCCATCCTTCGACTTGGCACCGACCATCTCGGAGAAGAGATAGTACTGCACCTCAATCTCGCAGTACACCTCCGGCAGCGTGCCTTCTTCGCCCAGCATATTACCCACCATCTTGTCCTGTCGCGTTAGGGTCGGATCGAGCGTCGTGCCGACGGCGATGAGTCCACCAGGGATGGCGTACTGTAGCACGTTATTCTCCGCCTTGAGAGTAACCGTGCGTGTCTTCAGCGGACTGTAGGTGAAGCGGCCGCCTTGTTCGTTGGTGCTCCGTGAGCGCACCAAGCCAGGACGGatctccaccacctgcccCACTTTGATGACACCCTGCGTGACAGTGCCACCAGCCACGCCGCCTTTAAGGCGCTCAATGTCGCCCTCACCCGGCTTGTTGATGTCAAAGGAGCGCACGACCGTCATGCGCACCGGCGCCTTTAGCTGGCGCACCGGCATCGGGATGTGGAGGAGATACTCTAGTAGATAATTCACGTTgcgcttcagctgcgccgAAATCGGCACGATCGGCACATTCAACGCGATGTTGTCCAAGTAGGCGCGGACCTGGCGGTACTGATCGTGCGCCTTTACCTCGCCCACGAGATCGATTTTGTTCTGCAACACaacgaggtggcgcagcttcaTGATCTCCACAGCCTTTAANNNNNNNNNNNNNNNNNNNNNNNNNNNNNNNNNNNNNNNNNNNNNNNNNNNNNNNNNNNNNNNNNNNNNNNNNNNNNNNNNNNNNNNNNNNNNNNNNNNNNNNNNNNNNNNNNNNNNNNNNNNNNNNNNNNNNNNNNNNNNNNNNNNNNNNNNNNNNNNNNNNNNNNNNNNNNNNNNNNNNNNNNNNNNNNNNNNNNNNNNNNNNNNNNNNNNNNNNNNNNNNNNNNNNNNNNNNNNNNNNNNNNNNNNNNNNNNNNNNNNNNNNNNNNNNNNNNNNNNNNNNNNNNNNNNNNNNNNNNNNNNNNNNNNNNNNNNNNNNNNNNNNNNNNNNNNNNNNNNNNNNNNNNNNNNNNNNNNNNNNNNNNNNNNNNNNNNNNNNNNNNNNNNNNNNNNNNNNNNNNNNNNNNNNNNNNNNNNNNNNNNNNNNNNNNNNNNNNNNNNNNNNNNNNNNNNNNNNNNNNNNNNNNNNNNNNNNNNNNNNNNNNNNNNNNNNNNNNNNNNNNNNNNNNNNNNNNNNNNNNNNNNNNNNNNNNNNNNNNNNNNNNNNNNNNNNNNNNNNNNNNNNNNNNNNNNNNNNNNNNNNNNNNNNNNNNNNNNNNNNNNNNNNNNNNNNNNNNNNNNNNNNNNNNNNNNNNNNNNNNNNNNNNNNNNNNNNNNNNNNNNNNNNNNNNNNNNNNNNNNNNNNNNNNNNNNNNNNNNNNNNNNNNNNNNNNNNNNNNNNNNNNNNNNNNNNNNNNNNNNNNNNNNNNNNNNNNNNNNNNNNNNNNNNNNNNNNNNNNNNNNNNNNNNNNNNNNNNNNNNNNNNNNNNNNNNNNNNNNNNNNNNNNNNNNNNNNNNNNNNNNNNNNNNNNNNNNNNNNNNNNNNNNNNNNNNNNNNNNNNNNNNNNNNNNNNNNNNNNNNNNNNNNNNNNNNNNNNNNNNNNNNNNNNNNNNNNNNNNNNNNNNNNNNNNNNNNNNNNNNNNNNNNNNNNNNNNNNNNNNNNNNNNNNNN
It contains:
- a CDS encoding eukaryotic translation initiation factor 2 subunit, putative (TriTrypDB/GeneDB-style sysID: LpmP.09.1080~partially sequenced tandemly duplicated gene): LKAVEIMKLRHLVVLQNKIDLVGEVKAHDQYRQVRAYLDNIALNVPIVPISAQLKRNVNYLLEYLLHIPMPVRQLKAPVRMTVVRSFDINKPGEGDIERLKGGVAGGTVTQGVIKVGQVVEIRPGLVRSRSTNEQGGRFTYSPLKTRTVTLKAENNVLQYAIPGGLIAVGTTLDPTLTRQDKMVGNMLGEEGTLPEVYCEIEVQYYLFSEMVGAKSKDGKSTAKRVQKLNVLESLQINVGTLTAGATVLNITQDPEIAKLELVTPVCCSTGEQVAISRMVDKTFRLIGWGTIRRGVPMKQSS